In a single window of the Salmo trutta chromosome 21, fSalTru1.1, whole genome shotgun sequence genome:
- the rnf220a gene encoding E3 ubiquitin-protein ligase RNF220 isoform X8 yields the protein MEDTIQPKRETFLRVRANRQTRLNARIGKMKRRKPEDGQVCPLCSAPLAGTEEEMSRHVEQCLFKREGAFAEDDSADMDGENGTRFEEYEWCGQKRVRATTLLEGGFRGTGFAMCSTKENHDSDADLDVDGDDTLEYGKAQYTEADIIPCSGEDQGEAKEREALRGAVLNGGMPSNRITPEFSKWASDEMPSTSNGESSKQQPPQEPNAACSSSNAPRTCKNSEIEKITEGSTATTFEALKARIRELEKQILRGDRYKCLICMDSYTMPLTSIQCWHVHCEECWLRTLGNKKLCPQCNTITSPGDLRRVYM from the exons ATGGAAGACACGATACAGCCCAAAAGAGAA ACATTTTTACGAGTGCGGGCTAATAGGCAAACGCGATTGAATG CTCGTATTGGGAAGATGAAGCGCCGGAAGCCAGAGGATGGGCAGGTATGTCCACTGTGCAGCGCGCCGCTGGCagggacagaggaggagatgagTAGGCATGTGGAACAATGTCTGTTCAAG AGGGAGGGTGCGTTTGCTGAGGATGACTCTGCAGACATGGACGGAGAGAACGGGACCCGCTTCGAGGAGTATGAGTGGTGCGGCCAGAAGAGGGTCAGAGCTACCACCCTGCTGGAAGGAGGCTTCAGAG gaACAGGCTTTGCCATGTGCAGCACGAAGGAGAACCACGACAGCGACGCCGACCTGGATGTGGACGGAGACGACACGCTGGAGTACGGCAAGGCCCAGTACACAGAGGCAGACATCATTCCCTGCTCCGGAGAGGACCAAGGAGAAGCCAAAGAACGGGAGGCCCTGCGCGGGGCGGTGTTGAA TGGCGGAATGCCATCCAACAGAATAACGCCAGAGTTCTCCAAATGGGCCAGTGATG agaTGCCCTCTACGAGCAACGGGGAGAGCAGCAAGCAGCAGCCGCCTCAGGAGCCCAACGCCGCCTGCTCATCCTCCAACGCACCCCGGACCTGTAAAAACAGTGAAATAGAGAA GATCACAGAGGGATCGACAGCCACCACGTTCGAAGCACTAAAGGCTCGTATACGGGAGCTGGAGAAACAGATCCTCCGAGGTGACAGATATAAGTGTCTCATCTGCATG GACTCGTACACGATGCCCCTCACCTCCATCCAGTGCTGGCACGTCCACTGTGAGGAATGCTGGCTCAGGACTCTG GGAAACAAGAAACTGTGCCCTCAATGCAACACCATCACATCGCCAGGAGATTTAAGGCGCGTCTACATGTGA